The Lepidochelys kempii isolate rLepKem1 chromosome 5, rLepKem1.hap2, whole genome shotgun sequence genome window below encodes:
- the POLK gene encoding DNA polymerase kappa isoform X1, with product MDSTKKVVNTSDDGGFLLRVGLNDNKAGMQGLDKEKINKIIMEATKGSRFYENELKKDQQVNQRIEKMMQLKDKITSQQLLKAQLQADKLVLELEQSRDLSCTIVHIDMDAFYAAVEMRDNPELKEKPIAVGSMSMLSTSNYHARRFGVRAAMPGFIAKKLCPHLTIVPLNFKKYEEVSKEVREILVEYDPSFMPIGLDEAYLNITEYLEERQNWPEDKRSYFIKRENTAKNGKQDVTAPNELKLNEDAHSSSPILFEDNTFITEEQPVATSHLYTEEQGDQELLLNSVVFGTSAEEVVKEIRFRIEQKTGLTASAGIAPNMTLAKMCSDQNKPNGQYRISPDRQSVMDFIKDLPIRKVPGIGKVTEKMLKALGILTCTELYQQRTLLSLLFSETSWHNFLDVSLGLGSMDLEKYGERKSMSTERTFSEINTVEEQYRLCQELCRDLAQDLQKEGLKGKTVTLKLKNVNFEVKTRASTVLSAVSTEEEIFAVAKDMLRTEIDGVAPHPLRLRLMGIRVSGFLNEEEKKYQQRSIINFLKPGKQANASLLQPGKSSHEHFTKASETSHRESFFDKKRAARQQSNQELLINKPANKQNSHDIKSSVNTMEETNDAIGSENLNECHSLTCPVCLKEQRDSNLEALNRHIDKCLNGTLVKDNAEISTSENSWENAYHFSPDNKEKIFEMCQKNKMNKSVDTVQLTKVADNSTSSNTEAFHKVVANTSKEREHSLLSETASNMYLEQNFSSKIISLENAEYFEKSECTQETQPSYSSGALRDNVLVCPVCNVEQKTTDLSLFNRHVDVCLNKGIIQELTEQIVYPVKSQIMENSKSVGSMGRGHQYMNPTTGTKRPGLMTPQSTPKKAKPRRCCRRAPPSSHPVE from the exons GCTGACAAACTTGTGCTGGAGCTAGAGCAGAGCCGTGATCTCAGCTGCACTATTGTACACATTGACATGGATGCCTTTTATGCAGCAGTAGAAATGAGAGACAATCCAGAGCTGAAGGAAAAACCCATAGCTGTGGGATCGATGAGTATGCTG TCCACTTCAAATTACCATGCTCGGAGATTTGGGGTACGTGCAGCCATGCCTGGATTTATTGCTAAGAAACTATGCCCACATCTTACTATAGTGCCATTAAACTTCAAAAAGTATGAAGAAGTGAGTAAAGAG GTTAGAGAAATACTGGTTGAATATGATCCTAGTTTTATGCCCATTGGCCTAGATGAAGCCTACTTGAACATAACGGAGTACTTAGAGGAAAGACAGAACTGGCCTGAAGATAAAAGAAGTTACTTCATCAAAAGAGAAAACACTGCAAAAAATG GTAAACAAGATGTAACTGCACCCAATGAACTAAAGTTGAATGAAGATGCACACTCATCCTCACCAATATTGTTTGAAGATAATACTTTTATAACAGAGGAACAGCCAGTTGCTACTTCCCATCTGTACACTGAAGAACAGGGAGATCAAGAACTGTTGCTAAATTCAGTGGTCTTTGGAACTTCAGCTGAAGAAGTTGTGAAGGAAATTCGCTTTCGGATTGAGCAAAAAACTGGATTGACTGCCAGTGCAG GAATTGCTCCAAATATGACTTTGGCAAAAATGTGCAGTGATCAGAATAAACCTAATGGACAGTACAGAATCTCCCCTGATAGGCAATCTGTAATGGACTTCATCAAAGATTTACCCATTAGAAAG GTGCCTGGTATAGGAAAAGTAACAGAAAAAATGCTAAAAGCTCTTGGAATTCTGACTTGCACTGAACTTTACCAGCAGAGGACACtgctttctctccttttttcagAAACATCTTGGCATAATTTCTTGGATGTCTCACTTGGTTTGGGTTCAATGGATTTGGAAAA gtatGGAGAAAGAAAAAGTATGAGCACTGAACG GACATTCAGTGAAATTAACACAGTAGAAGAGCAATACCGCTTGTGTCAAGAACTTTGCAGAGATCTCGCTCAGGATCTGCAGAAAGAAGGACTTAAG GGTAAAACCGTTACCTTGAAACTGAAGAATGTGAATTTTGAAGTAAAAACAAGAGCTTCCACAGTGCTCTCTGCTGTTTCTACTGAAGAAGAAATATTTGCTGTTGCTAAAGATATGCTAAGGACAGAAATTGATGGTGTTGCCCCTCACCCTTTGCGGCTAAGACTTATGG GTATACGAGTATCAGGGTTTCTaaatgaagaagaaaagaaataccAACAGAGGAGCATTATCAATTTCTTAAAGCCAGGAAAACAAGCAAatgcttctctgcttcagccAGGGAAATCCAGCCATGAACATTTTACAAAAGCTTCAGAAACATCTCACAGAGAGAGTTTTTTTGATAAAAAGCGAGCTGCAAGGCAACAAAGCAACCAGGAGCTTCTTATAAACAAACCTGCAAACAAGCAGAACTCACATGATATAAAATCATCAGTAAATACTATGGAAGAAACAAATGATGCCATAGGCTCAGAGAATTTGAATGAGTGTCATAGCCTCACTTGCCCTGTTTGCTTGAAGGAGCAAAGAGACAGCAATTTAGAAGCACTTAACAGACATATTGACAAGTGCCTCAATGGGACATTGGTAAAAGATAATGCAGAAATATCAACGAGTGAGAATTCATGGGAAAATGCATATCATTTTTCTCCTGAcaataaagagaaaatatttgaaatgtgtcaaaaaaataaaatgaacaaatcAGTGGATACAGTACAGTTAACAAAAGTAGCTGACAACTCTACTAGCAGTAACACAGAAGCATTCCATAAAGTAGTAGCTAATACTAGCAAGGAAAGAGAGCATAGTCTGCTTAGTGAAACTGCTAGCAACATGTACCTAGAACagaatttttcttccaaaatcatttcattggaaaatgcagaATACTTTGAAAAGTCTGAATGTACACAAGAAACTCAGCCTTCCTACTCCTCTGGAGCCCTCAGAGACAATGTTCTGGTTTGTCCAGTTTGTAACGTGGAACAAAAAACAACTGACCTTTCATTGTTCAACAGGCATGTGGATGTTTGCTTAAATAAAGGCATTATCCAGGAGTTGACAGAGCAAATAGTTTATCCAGTTAAGAGTCAAATTATGGAAAATTCAAAGTCAGTTG GAAGCATGGGCAGAGGACATCAATATATGAATCCCACAACAGGAACAAAAAG gcCTGGACTAATGACACCACAGTCAACACCAAAGAAAGCCAAACCAA GGCGCTGCTGCCGGCGGGCACCTCCCTCCTCGCACCCTGTTGAGTAG
- the POLK gene encoding DNA polymerase kappa isoform X6 encodes MDAFYAAVEMRDNPELKEKPIAVGSMSMLSTSNYHARRFGVRAAMPGFIAKKLCPHLTIVPLNFKKYEEVSKEVREILVEYDPSFMPIGLDEAYLNITEYLEERQNWPEDKRSYFIKRENTAKNGKQDVTAPNELKLNEDAHSSSPILFEDNTFITEEQPVATSHLYTEEQGDQELLLNSVVFGTSAEEVVKEIRFRIEQKTGLTASAGIAPNMTLAKMCSDQNKPNGQYRISPDRQSVMDFIKDLPIRKVPGIGKVTEKMLKALGILTCTELYQQRTLLSLLFSETSWHNFLDVSLGLGSMDLEKYGERKSMSTERTFSEINTVEEQYRLCQELCRDLAQDLQKEGLKGKTVTLKLKNVNFEVKTRASTVLSAVSTEEEIFAVAKDMLRTEIDGVAPHPLRLRLMGIRVSGFLNEEEKKYQQRSIINFLKPGKQANASLLQPGKSSHEHFTKASETSHRESFFDKKRAARQQSNQELLINKPANKQNSHDIKSSVNTMEETNDAIGSENLNECHSLTCPVCLKEQRDSNLEALNRHIDKCLNGTLVKDNAEISTSENSWENAYHFSPDNKEKIFEMCQKNKMNKSVDTVQLTKVADNSTSSNTEAFHKVVANTSKEREHSLLSETASNMYLEQNFSSKIISLENAEYFEKSECTQETQPSYSSGALRDNVLVCPVCNVEQKTTDLSLFNRHVDVCLNKGIIQELTEQIVYPVKSQIMENSKSVGSMGRGHQYMNPTTGTKRPGLMTPQSTPKKAKPRRCCRRAPPSSHPVE; translated from the exons ATGGATGCCTTTTATGCAGCAGTAGAAATGAGAGACAATCCAGAGCTGAAGGAAAAACCCATAGCTGTGGGATCGATGAGTATGCTG TCCACTTCAAATTACCATGCTCGGAGATTTGGGGTACGTGCAGCCATGCCTGGATTTATTGCTAAGAAACTATGCCCACATCTTACTATAGTGCCATTAAACTTCAAAAAGTATGAAGAAGTGAGTAAAGAG GTTAGAGAAATACTGGTTGAATATGATCCTAGTTTTATGCCCATTGGCCTAGATGAAGCCTACTTGAACATAACGGAGTACTTAGAGGAAAGACAGAACTGGCCTGAAGATAAAAGAAGTTACTTCATCAAAAGAGAAAACACTGCAAAAAATG GTAAACAAGATGTAACTGCACCCAATGAACTAAAGTTGAATGAAGATGCACACTCATCCTCACCAATATTGTTTGAAGATAATACTTTTATAACAGAGGAACAGCCAGTTGCTACTTCCCATCTGTACACTGAAGAACAGGGAGATCAAGAACTGTTGCTAAATTCAGTGGTCTTTGGAACTTCAGCTGAAGAAGTTGTGAAGGAAATTCGCTTTCGGATTGAGCAAAAAACTGGATTGACTGCCAGTGCAG GAATTGCTCCAAATATGACTTTGGCAAAAATGTGCAGTGATCAGAATAAACCTAATGGACAGTACAGAATCTCCCCTGATAGGCAATCTGTAATGGACTTCATCAAAGATTTACCCATTAGAAAG GTGCCTGGTATAGGAAAAGTAACAGAAAAAATGCTAAAAGCTCTTGGAATTCTGACTTGCACTGAACTTTACCAGCAGAGGACACtgctttctctccttttttcagAAACATCTTGGCATAATTTCTTGGATGTCTCACTTGGTTTGGGTTCAATGGATTTGGAAAA gtatGGAGAAAGAAAAAGTATGAGCACTGAACG GACATTCAGTGAAATTAACACAGTAGAAGAGCAATACCGCTTGTGTCAAGAACTTTGCAGAGATCTCGCTCAGGATCTGCAGAAAGAAGGACTTAAG GGTAAAACCGTTACCTTGAAACTGAAGAATGTGAATTTTGAAGTAAAAACAAGAGCTTCCACAGTGCTCTCTGCTGTTTCTACTGAAGAAGAAATATTTGCTGTTGCTAAAGATATGCTAAGGACAGAAATTGATGGTGTTGCCCCTCACCCTTTGCGGCTAAGACTTATGG GTATACGAGTATCAGGGTTTCTaaatgaagaagaaaagaaataccAACAGAGGAGCATTATCAATTTCTTAAAGCCAGGAAAACAAGCAAatgcttctctgcttcagccAGGGAAATCCAGCCATGAACATTTTACAAAAGCTTCAGAAACATCTCACAGAGAGAGTTTTTTTGATAAAAAGCGAGCTGCAAGGCAACAAAGCAACCAGGAGCTTCTTATAAACAAACCTGCAAACAAGCAGAACTCACATGATATAAAATCATCAGTAAATACTATGGAAGAAACAAATGATGCCATAGGCTCAGAGAATTTGAATGAGTGTCATAGCCTCACTTGCCCTGTTTGCTTGAAGGAGCAAAGAGACAGCAATTTAGAAGCACTTAACAGACATATTGACAAGTGCCTCAATGGGACATTGGTAAAAGATAATGCAGAAATATCAACGAGTGAGAATTCATGGGAAAATGCATATCATTTTTCTCCTGAcaataaagagaaaatatttgaaatgtgtcaaaaaaataaaatgaacaaatcAGTGGATACAGTACAGTTAACAAAAGTAGCTGACAACTCTACTAGCAGTAACACAGAAGCATTCCATAAAGTAGTAGCTAATACTAGCAAGGAAAGAGAGCATAGTCTGCTTAGTGAAACTGCTAGCAACATGTACCTAGAACagaatttttcttccaaaatcatttcattggaaaatgcagaATACTTTGAAAAGTCTGAATGTACACAAGAAACTCAGCCTTCCTACTCCTCTGGAGCCCTCAGAGACAATGTTCTGGTTTGTCCAGTTTGTAACGTGGAACAAAAAACAACTGACCTTTCATTGTTCAACAGGCATGTGGATGTTTGCTTAAATAAAGGCATTATCCAGGAGTTGACAGAGCAAATAGTTTATCCAGTTAAGAGTCAAATTATGGAAAATTCAAAGTCAGTTG GAAGCATGGGCAGAGGACATCAATATATGAATCCCACAACAGGAACAAAAAG gcCTGGACTAATGACACCACAGTCAACACCAAAGAAAGCCAAACCAA GGCGCTGCTGCCGGCGGGCACCTCCCTCCTCGCACCCTGTTGAGTAG
- the POLK gene encoding DNA polymerase kappa isoform X7 has translation MTSAQHLLYSHHRTFVQMSDNACTSQSSSSMPSHSQLLAPLAPSSSHAPQTEVREILVEYDPSFMPIGLDEAYLNITEYLEERQNWPEDKRSYFIKRENTAKNGKQDVTAPNELKLNEDAHSSSPILFEDNTFITEEQPVATSHLYTEEQGDQELLLNSVVFGTSAEEVVKEIRFRIEQKTGLTASAGIAPNMTLAKMCSDQNKPNGQYRISPDRQSVMDFIKDLPIRKVPGIGKVTEKMLKALGILTCTELYQQRTLLSLLFSETSWHNFLDVSLGLGSMDLEKYGERKSMSTERTFSEINTVEEQYRLCQELCRDLAQDLQKEGLKGKTVTLKLKNVNFEVKTRASTVLSAVSTEEEIFAVAKDMLRTEIDGVAPHPLRLRLMGIRVSGFLNEEEKKYQQRSIINFLKPGKQANASLLQPGKSSHEHFTKASETSHRESFFDKKRAARQQSNQELLINKPANKQNSHDIKSSVNTMEETNDAIGSENLNECHSLTCPVCLKEQRDSNLEALNRHIDKCLNGTLVKDNAEISTSENSWENAYHFSPDNKEKIFEMCQKNKMNKSVDTVQLTKVADNSTSSNTEAFHKVVANTSKEREHSLLSETASNMYLEQNFSSKIISLENAEYFEKSECTQETQPSYSSGALRDNVLVCPVCNVEQKTTDLSLFNRHVDVCLNKGIIQELTEQIVYPVKSQIMENSKSVGSMGRGHQYMNPTTGTKRPGLMTPQSTPKKAKPRRCCRRAPPSSHPVE, from the exons atgacctccgcccaacaccttctttattctcaccacagaaCCTTCGTCcagatgtctgataatgcttgtacttctcagtcttccagtagtatgccttctcactctcagctcctggcGCCTCTTGCTCCTAGCTCCTcgcatgcaccacaaactgaa GTTAGAGAAATACTGGTTGAATATGATCCTAGTTTTATGCCCATTGGCCTAGATGAAGCCTACTTGAACATAACGGAGTACTTAGAGGAAAGACAGAACTGGCCTGAAGATAAAAGAAGTTACTTCATCAAAAGAGAAAACACTGCAAAAAATG GTAAACAAGATGTAACTGCACCCAATGAACTAAAGTTGAATGAAGATGCACACTCATCCTCACCAATATTGTTTGAAGATAATACTTTTATAACAGAGGAACAGCCAGTTGCTACTTCCCATCTGTACACTGAAGAACAGGGAGATCAAGAACTGTTGCTAAATTCAGTGGTCTTTGGAACTTCAGCTGAAGAAGTTGTGAAGGAAATTCGCTTTCGGATTGAGCAAAAAACTGGATTGACTGCCAGTGCAG GAATTGCTCCAAATATGACTTTGGCAAAAATGTGCAGTGATCAGAATAAACCTAATGGACAGTACAGAATCTCCCCTGATAGGCAATCTGTAATGGACTTCATCAAAGATTTACCCATTAGAAAG GTGCCTGGTATAGGAAAAGTAACAGAAAAAATGCTAAAAGCTCTTGGAATTCTGACTTGCACTGAACTTTACCAGCAGAGGACACtgctttctctccttttttcagAAACATCTTGGCATAATTTCTTGGATGTCTCACTTGGTTTGGGTTCAATGGATTTGGAAAA gtatGGAGAAAGAAAAAGTATGAGCACTGAACG GACATTCAGTGAAATTAACACAGTAGAAGAGCAATACCGCTTGTGTCAAGAACTTTGCAGAGATCTCGCTCAGGATCTGCAGAAAGAAGGACTTAAG GGTAAAACCGTTACCTTGAAACTGAAGAATGTGAATTTTGAAGTAAAAACAAGAGCTTCCACAGTGCTCTCTGCTGTTTCTACTGAAGAAGAAATATTTGCTGTTGCTAAAGATATGCTAAGGACAGAAATTGATGGTGTTGCCCCTCACCCTTTGCGGCTAAGACTTATGG GTATACGAGTATCAGGGTTTCTaaatgaagaagaaaagaaataccAACAGAGGAGCATTATCAATTTCTTAAAGCCAGGAAAACAAGCAAatgcttctctgcttcagccAGGGAAATCCAGCCATGAACATTTTACAAAAGCTTCAGAAACATCTCACAGAGAGAGTTTTTTTGATAAAAAGCGAGCTGCAAGGCAACAAAGCAACCAGGAGCTTCTTATAAACAAACCTGCAAACAAGCAGAACTCACATGATATAAAATCATCAGTAAATACTATGGAAGAAACAAATGATGCCATAGGCTCAGAGAATTTGAATGAGTGTCATAGCCTCACTTGCCCTGTTTGCTTGAAGGAGCAAAGAGACAGCAATTTAGAAGCACTTAACAGACATATTGACAAGTGCCTCAATGGGACATTGGTAAAAGATAATGCAGAAATATCAACGAGTGAGAATTCATGGGAAAATGCATATCATTTTTCTCCTGAcaataaagagaaaatatttgaaatgtgtcaaaaaaataaaatgaacaaatcAGTGGATACAGTACAGTTAACAAAAGTAGCTGACAACTCTACTAGCAGTAACACAGAAGCATTCCATAAAGTAGTAGCTAATACTAGCAAGGAAAGAGAGCATAGTCTGCTTAGTGAAACTGCTAGCAACATGTACCTAGAACagaatttttcttccaaaatcatttcattggaaaatgcagaATACTTTGAAAAGTCTGAATGTACACAAGAAACTCAGCCTTCCTACTCCTCTGGAGCCCTCAGAGACAATGTTCTGGTTTGTCCAGTTTGTAACGTGGAACAAAAAACAACTGACCTTTCATTGTTCAACAGGCATGTGGATGTTTGCTTAAATAAAGGCATTATCCAGGAGTTGACAGAGCAAATAGTTTATCCAGTTAAGAGTCAAATTATGGAAAATTCAAAGTCAGTTG GAAGCATGGGCAGAGGACATCAATATATGAATCCCACAACAGGAACAAAAAG gcCTGGACTAATGACACCACAGTCAACACCAAAGAAAGCCAAACCAA GGCGCTGCTGCCGGCGGGCACCTCCCTCCTCGCACCCTGTTGAGTAG
- the POLK gene encoding DNA polymerase kappa isoform X3 — translation MDSTKKVVNTSDDGGFLLRVGLNDNKAGMQGLDKEKINKIIMEATKGSRFYENELKKDQQVNQRIEKMMQLKDKITSQQLLKAQLQADKLVLELEQSRDLSCTIVHIDMDAFYAAVEMRDNPELKEKPIAVGSMSMLSTSNYHARRFGVRAAMPGFIAKKLCPHLTIVPLNFKKYEEVSKEVREILVEYDPSFMPIGLDEAYLNITEYLEERQNWPEDKRSYFIKRENTAKNGKQDVTAPNELKLNEDAHSSSPILFEDNTFITEEQPVATSHLYTEEQGDQELLLNSVVFGTSAEEVVKEIRFRIEQKTGLTASAGIAPNMTLAKMCSDQNKPNGQYRISPDRQSVMDFIKDLPIRKVPGIGKVTEKMLKALGILTCTELYQQRTLLSLLFSETSWHNFLDVSLGLGSMDLEKYGERKSMSTERTFSEINTVEEQYRLCQELCRDLAQDLQKEGLKGKTVTLKLKNVNFEVKTRASTVLSAVSTEEEIFAVAKDMLRTEIDGVAPHPLRLRLMGIRVSGFLNEEEKKYQQRSIINFLKPGKQANASLLQPGKSSHEHFTKASETSHRESFFDKKRAARQQSNQELLINKPANKQNSHDIKSSVNTMEETNDAIGSENLNECHSLTCPVCLKEQRDSNLEALNRHIDKCLNGTLVKDNAEISTSENSWENAYHFSPDNKEKIFEMCQKNKMNKSVDTVQLTKVADNSTSSNTEAFHKVVANTSKEREHSLLSETASNMYLEQNFSSKIISLENAEYFEKSECTQETQPSYSSGALRDNVLVCPVCNVEQKTTDLSLFNRHVDVCLNKGIIQELTEQIVYPVKSQIMENSKSVGSMGRGHQYMNPTTGTKRPGLMTPQSTPKKAKPSSDRRS, via the exons GCTGACAAACTTGTGCTGGAGCTAGAGCAGAGCCGTGATCTCAGCTGCACTATTGTACACATTGACATGGATGCCTTTTATGCAGCAGTAGAAATGAGAGACAATCCAGAGCTGAAGGAAAAACCCATAGCTGTGGGATCGATGAGTATGCTG TCCACTTCAAATTACCATGCTCGGAGATTTGGGGTACGTGCAGCCATGCCTGGATTTATTGCTAAGAAACTATGCCCACATCTTACTATAGTGCCATTAAACTTCAAAAAGTATGAAGAAGTGAGTAAAGAG GTTAGAGAAATACTGGTTGAATATGATCCTAGTTTTATGCCCATTGGCCTAGATGAAGCCTACTTGAACATAACGGAGTACTTAGAGGAAAGACAGAACTGGCCTGAAGATAAAAGAAGTTACTTCATCAAAAGAGAAAACACTGCAAAAAATG GTAAACAAGATGTAACTGCACCCAATGAACTAAAGTTGAATGAAGATGCACACTCATCCTCACCAATATTGTTTGAAGATAATACTTTTATAACAGAGGAACAGCCAGTTGCTACTTCCCATCTGTACACTGAAGAACAGGGAGATCAAGAACTGTTGCTAAATTCAGTGGTCTTTGGAACTTCAGCTGAAGAAGTTGTGAAGGAAATTCGCTTTCGGATTGAGCAAAAAACTGGATTGACTGCCAGTGCAG GAATTGCTCCAAATATGACTTTGGCAAAAATGTGCAGTGATCAGAATAAACCTAATGGACAGTACAGAATCTCCCCTGATAGGCAATCTGTAATGGACTTCATCAAAGATTTACCCATTAGAAAG GTGCCTGGTATAGGAAAAGTAACAGAAAAAATGCTAAAAGCTCTTGGAATTCTGACTTGCACTGAACTTTACCAGCAGAGGACACtgctttctctccttttttcagAAACATCTTGGCATAATTTCTTGGATGTCTCACTTGGTTTGGGTTCAATGGATTTGGAAAA gtatGGAGAAAGAAAAAGTATGAGCACTGAACG GACATTCAGTGAAATTAACACAGTAGAAGAGCAATACCGCTTGTGTCAAGAACTTTGCAGAGATCTCGCTCAGGATCTGCAGAAAGAAGGACTTAAG GGTAAAACCGTTACCTTGAAACTGAAGAATGTGAATTTTGAAGTAAAAACAAGAGCTTCCACAGTGCTCTCTGCTGTTTCTACTGAAGAAGAAATATTTGCTGTTGCTAAAGATATGCTAAGGACAGAAATTGATGGTGTTGCCCCTCACCCTTTGCGGCTAAGACTTATGG GTATACGAGTATCAGGGTTTCTaaatgaagaagaaaagaaataccAACAGAGGAGCATTATCAATTTCTTAAAGCCAGGAAAACAAGCAAatgcttctctgcttcagccAGGGAAATCCAGCCATGAACATTTTACAAAAGCTTCAGAAACATCTCACAGAGAGAGTTTTTTTGATAAAAAGCGAGCTGCAAGGCAACAAAGCAACCAGGAGCTTCTTATAAACAAACCTGCAAACAAGCAGAACTCACATGATATAAAATCATCAGTAAATACTATGGAAGAAACAAATGATGCCATAGGCTCAGAGAATTTGAATGAGTGTCATAGCCTCACTTGCCCTGTTTGCTTGAAGGAGCAAAGAGACAGCAATTTAGAAGCACTTAACAGACATATTGACAAGTGCCTCAATGGGACATTGGTAAAAGATAATGCAGAAATATCAACGAGTGAGAATTCATGGGAAAATGCATATCATTTTTCTCCTGAcaataaagagaaaatatttgaaatgtgtcaaaaaaataaaatgaacaaatcAGTGGATACAGTACAGTTAACAAAAGTAGCTGACAACTCTACTAGCAGTAACACAGAAGCATTCCATAAAGTAGTAGCTAATACTAGCAAGGAAAGAGAGCATAGTCTGCTTAGTGAAACTGCTAGCAACATGTACCTAGAACagaatttttcttccaaaatcatttcattggaaaatgcagaATACTTTGAAAAGTCTGAATGTACACAAGAAACTCAGCCTTCCTACTCCTCTGGAGCCCTCAGAGACAATGTTCTGGTTTGTCCAGTTTGTAACGTGGAACAAAAAACAACTGACCTTTCATTGTTCAACAGGCATGTGGATGTTTGCTTAAATAAAGGCATTATCCAGGAGTTGACAGAGCAAATAGTTTATCCAGTTAAGAGTCAAATTATGGAAAATTCAAAGTCAGTTG GAAGCATGGGCAGAGGACATCAATATATGAATCCCACAACAGGAACAAAAAG gcCTGGACTAATGACACCACAGTCAACACCAAAGAAAGCCAAACCAA GTAGCGACAGAAGATCTTGA